In a single window of the Arachis hypogaea cultivar Tifrunner chromosome 6, arahy.Tifrunner.gnm2.J5K5, whole genome shotgun sequence genome:
- the LOC112696640 gene encoding L-type lectin-domain containing receptor kinase VII.1-like: MTHCSADRVMLRRHSSSQVLPYGSKRLWCKMFLWSHRNIHRAISSKSTQVNPGVAVTHNPYGYSSDTLEPKHKQSPGNVECEVVLFGYNIESLRLECFIKCKGVLRGGAEVAVKRISQENDGVREFLAEISSLGRLKQRNLVALRGWCKKDMGNFLLVYEYMDNGSLDKRVFCDESMMLNCEERIRNIKGVAFAVLYLHEGWEEQVLHRDIKASNVLLDKDMNGKLGDFGLARMHSHGQVASTRKLVGTVGYMAPEVIKTGQALTRTDVFMFGILILEVMCGRRPMEEGKPPLVEFVWGLMVKGELMNALDERLSAKGDFNLQQVEKVLQLGLLCAYPEPKSRPNMRQVVSILEGNNEGGEESENENADTCLLLKLKSGDIFSEYSNYFSYSTHPTFEDIRQSNTSSMSLTWSKSVVECR, translated from the exons ATGACTCACTGCAGTGCTGATAGAGTTATGTTGAGAAGGCATTCCTCAAGCCAAGTTCTTCCTTATGGAAGTAAGAGACTTTGGTGCAAGATGTTTCTCTGGAGCCATAGGAACATACATAGAGCTATTTCAAGCAAATCAACACAGGTGAATCCTGGTGTGGCTGTAACGCACAATCCATACGGGTACTCTTCCGACACCCTTGAACCGAAGCACAAGCAGTCACCAGGAAATGTGGAATG TGAAGTTGTTCTGTTTGGCTATAATATAGAATCCTTGAGACTTGAATGTTTTATCAAATGCAAGGGTGTTCTAAGAGGCGGCGCAGAGGTGGCAGTGAAGCGAATATCACAAGAGAATGACGGCGTGAGAGAGTTCCTAGCAGAAATTTCAAGCCTTGGAAGATTGAAGCAGAGAAACTTGGTTGCTCTGAGAGGATGGTGCAAGAAAGACATGGGAAATTTCTTGTTAGTTTATGAATACATGGATAATGGGAGTTTGGATAAGAGAGTGTTTTGTGATGAGAGCATGATGCTGAACTGTGAAGAGAGAATAAGAAATATCAAAGGTGTGGCCTTTGCTGTGTTGTATTTGCATGAAGGTTGGGAAGAACAAGTTCTGCATAGGGACATCAAAGCCAGCAATGTGTTACTTGATAAGGATATGAATGGAAAGCTTGGAGACTTTGGATTAGCAAGAATGCATAGCCATGGCCAAGTTGCTAGCACAAGAAAGTTGGTTGGAACAGTTGGTTACATGGCTCCAGAAGTGATCAAGACCGGACAAGCCTTGACTCGCACGGATGTGTTCATGTTTGGAATCTTGATTTTAGAGGTCATGTGTGGAAGGAGGCCTATGGAAGAAGGTAAGCCACCTCTTGTGGAGTTTGTGTGGGGACTAATGGTTAAAGGGGAACTAATGAATGCACTTGATGAGAGGTTAAGTGCTAAAGGAGACTTCAATCTGCAACAAGTTGAGAAGGTTCTTCAGTTGGGATTGTTGTGTGCATACCCTGAACCAAAATCAAGACCAAACATGAGACAAGTTGTGAGTATTTTAGAAGGGAACAATGAGGGAGGAGAAGAATCAGAGAATGAGAATGCGGATACTTGTTTGCTTCTAAAGTTGAAATCTGGGGATATTTTTTCTGAGTATTCTAATTATTTTAGCTATTCAACACACCCAACATTTGAAGATATTCGCCAGTCTAATACTTCTTCAATGTCTCTTACTTGGTCTAAATCTGTAGTTGAGTGTAGATGA
- the LOC112696641 gene encoding protein FAR1-RELATED SEQUENCE 5-like: MSLSKSAMDVDSEPLSSQDNVEDPMMTSVEENVNCTCDCGGSSSKCVTVTADDIINQTFETSDAAYNLYVRYARCLGFGVRKGDTARGKDGTQRRRRFFCSKEGKRAEKYISSLSRKREHRALTRTGCEAMLAVYLDTKTSTWRVKKLVEKHNHDLVPQCLVHLIPNHRGLTEPQKAQANTMHDHGLPTSKIMGLMVGQAGGYANVGFTKKDLDNHFQRARRAMLIGGDSNATISYLLGKADVDPMAMTRYSATDEGRLANLFWADGICRSDYQCFGDVLAFDTTYRKNKYRRPLVIFSGCNHHRQTCIFGFSLVEDERTATYTWLLQNFLEVMLNKSPSVVVTDGDEAMKAAIREIFPDATHRLCGWHIQKNVTANIKNKNFSNDFRRCLYAPWHPEEFEEYWENMIKKYGLEENEWVLSEYEKRKSWASAYLRDKFCAGFRTTSRCEAINNFIKRFIGIRQSLLELVQNLEHALRDYRNNELVSQFKTLYGEPVLTTGLEALELSAANFYTREILGDVKKEIQGVVALDVINEENISTTVVLKVKECDRRQHTYNVLYDRNTEHMECECSRWSSEGIPCRHMFCAMKRVGLQKLPDSLLLRRWSKDAKKYLDESSAGGTTQDREREFLMRYGALSVAATWMVFLGAQDGPSFHDTMNEVYRWTQTLEQKSDLKR, translated from the exons ATGTCGTTGTCGAAG AGTGCAATGGATGTTGACTCGGAACCACTCAGTTCACAAGACAACGTCGAAGATCCCATGATGACTAGTGTGGAAGAAAATGTTAACTGCACTTGTGATTGTGGTGGCAGCAGTAGTAAGTGTGTGACTGTGACGGCCGATGATATTATAAACCAGACTTTTGAAACATCAGATGCAGCTTATAACTTGTATGTACGTTATGCGAGGTGTCTCGGGTTTGGAGTTCGCAAGGGTGATACAGCACGTGGAAAAGATGGAACACAGCGCAGAAGGAGGTTTTTTTGCAGCAAGGAAGGAAAGAGAGCCGAGAAATACATATCTAGTTTGAGTAGGAAGCGGGAGCATAGAGCGCTGACTCGCACTGGTTGTGAAGCCATGCTTGCGGTGTATCTTGACACTAAAACTTCGACTTGGAGGGTTAAAAAATTAGTTGAGAAGCACAACCACGATCTTGTCCCACAATGCTTGGTACACCTAATTCCAAACCACCGAGGGTTGACTGAGCCACAAAAAGCTCAGGCGAATACCATGCATGATCATGGTCTTCCAACCTCTAAAATAATGGGACTAATGGTAGGCCAAGCCGGTGGTTATGCCAATGTCGGGTTCACAAAGAAGGACCTAGATAATCACTTTCAAAGAGCTCGTCGTGCAATgctcattggtggggattccaatGCGACGATTAGCTATCTACTTGGGAAAGCAGATGTCGACCCGATGGCCATGACAAGGTACAGTGCTACTGATGAAGGTCGGCTGGCAAATTTATTTTGGGCAGATGGCATTTGTAGGTCCGATTATCAGTGCTTTGGAGATGTGCTTGCATTCGATACAACCTACCGGAAGAATAAGTACAGAAGGCCCTTGGTAATCTTCTCAGGTTGTAACCATCATCGCCAAACATGTATATTTGGTTTTTCCTTGGTAGAGGACGAACGGACTGCAACATATACGTGGTTGTTGCAAAACTTTCTAGAAGTCATGCTGAACAAGTCTCCTAGTGTTGTGGTCACAGACGGTGATGAAGCAATGAAGGCAGCAATTCGAGAAATCTTCCCAGATGCAACTCACCGATTATGTGGTTGGCACATTCAGAAGAATGTAACGGcaaacataaaaaacaaaaatttttccaACGACTTCAGAAGATGTTTGTATGCTCCATGGCATCcggaagaatttgaagaatattgggagaatatgataaaaaaatatgggTTGGAGGAAAATGAATGGGTTCTGAGTGAATATGAGAAGAGGAAAAGTTGGGCAAGCGCTTACTTGAGGGATAAATTCTGTGCTGGATTTAGAACAACATCAAGGTGTGAGGCGATAAACAACTTCATTAAGAGGTTTATTGGCATTCGCCAAAGTCTTCTAGAGTTGGTCCAAAATCTTGAACATGCTCTTAGGGACTATAGAAACAATGAATTAGTTTCTCAATTTAAGACGCTGTATGGGGAGCCCGTTCTAACTACTGGGCTAGAAGCGTTGGAGCTTTCTGCTGCCAATTTTTACACTAGGGAGATTCTTGGAGATGTAAAAAAGGAGATTCAAGGAGTAGTCGCATTAGATGTAATAAATGAGGAAAACATATCAACCACTGTTGTGTTAAAAGTTAAGGAGTGTGACAGGAGACAACATACTTATAACGTACTTTACGATCGCAATACTGAGCATATGGAGTGTGAATGTAGTCGGTGGAGTAGTGAAGGCATTCCTTGCAGGCACATGTTTTGTGCAATGAAAAGGGTAGGTTTACAGAAGTTGCCAGATAGTCTTCTTTTGAGAAGATGGTCGAAGGATGCCAAGAAGTATCTGGATGAAAGTTCTGCTGGAGGCACTACGCAAGACagagaaagagaatttttgaTGCGCTATGGCGCATTGTCAGTGGCAGCTACGTGGATGGTATTCTTAGGAGCTCAAGATGGTCCTTCTTTCCATGACACTATGAATGAAGTATATCGTTGGACCCAAACACTAGAACAAAAATCTGACTTGAAAAGATAA